In a single window of the Portunus trituberculatus isolate SZX2019 chromosome 9, ASM1759143v1, whole genome shotgun sequence genome:
- the LOC123501366 gene encoding uncharacterized protein LOC123501366: protein MSRLTQEVDGLKTQMQRSLLSDHFAQETTLPVQSASVVPRKRLTVPPSRMVGLVVHVVAWYTAVKGSFADAEALHDGLLHTIEGFICFGKGPCSTPQDLCCRPCDSELPTDTRCLPETLAAQPSRHRVTGCHGYRGSTPHGSVAAGKEEVLGLLPGPGAWDLVPPGRVAPCQKHPGQVQATGV from the exons ATGTCTCGCCTGACACAGGAAGTGGACGGcctgaagacacagatgcaacG GTCCTTGCTGAGTGACCACTTCGCCCAGGAGACAACCCTCCCTGTGCAGTCCGCCTCAGTAGTGCCCAGGAAACGCTTgacggtgccaccatccaggatggTGGGCCTCGTCGTCCACGTGGTGGCGTGGTACACTGccgtgaagggctcctttgctgatgcagaggcactgcacgacggactcctgcacaccattGAGGGCTTCATCTGTTTTGGCAAGGGCCCATGCTCCACGCCGCAGGACTTATGCTGCCGACCCTGTgattctgaactgccaacagacactcgctgcctaccagagacgttggcagctcaacccagcagacacagagtcacgggatgtcatggttaccgtggctcgacacctcacggatctgtggcagcaggaaaggaagaagtactgggtctccttcctggaccAGGTGCGTGGGACCTGGTCCCTCCAGGACGTGTGGCGCCATGTCAAAAGCATCCGGGGCAAGTCCAGGCgacaggtgtgtga